TCAAAATCCATTACTTTACCTTCTTGTATTTATATAATTTATATTCAATCGCAAATTATCCTTTTTTATAATCCGTTATTCCGAATCTGTTCCCGAAAGGATCTTCAAATTCAACGGCATTTCCTGTTCTGATAGGAAAAGGTGGTGTCAGAAGCTTTACATTTTTGTTTTTCATTTTCTCATATTCCTCCGAAACATTGTCTACAATAAACCATATTGTCTGCTTTGTATCAGGAAATTTGTTTTTTTCTTTGAGAATTATCGCTGCTTCTTCATTACCTATATTAAAAGCAACCATTCCCATATCAGAAAAATCAAATTTTATTTCCAAACCCAGTATATCTTTGTAATATTTCTTAGCTTTTTCCAAATCGTCTACAACAAGAAAAAAATTATCATATCCTTTTAATTTCATGTTTATCCTCCTTTTTCGTTCCATAATCTTTATTATAATCATACTCTCATTTTTAAGTTATTTCAATATTTTCACATTATAAAATTTAATATTAAATCGAAACTGAAGTATAAAGAAATGATTCATAGTTAAATTGTAATAATAAAAATATAAACTTGGAATGTAAACAGAAACTCCGACATTCAAAATTCTACGAAAAAATATGAATTATGCTGCTCGGGAAAACAGCTGTCTGAGCGAAGCGAGTTTGCTGTTTTCTGAGCATAGTTCATATTTTGAGGTTAAAAAATTTTGTAGCCGGTAGCCGGAGTGTGAGGGCGGCAATGGGCCCTCACGGAAAAAAGTATAGAATTTTTGTTTTGTTCTTTGTTTACAAAAAATATCGTAAAACTATACTATAACAACATTGCTAAGTCCGTTTTTCTCAGCTATTTTTTTTAGCTTTTTCATATACTCCTCACTGGGAGTATACGCTTTCAATACTTCTTCTCTCACACCGTTCTGTCTATATTTTATAATTTTATACTTCAGACTTTTATCATATTCGGCAATTAATTTGCTTATATTATCCACTGTTTTTTCATTATCAATAATTTCAGGTACAATAACAGTTCTTACTTCATATATTTTCCCTAATTCTACAAGATATTTGAAATTTCTTATTACATTTTCATTACTTATTCCTGTCATTAATATATGGTCTTTTTTGTCAAAAGCTTTTATATCAATCATTACCTTGTCAAGAATATCTATAAATTTCTTTTTTTCTTCCGGCCATAAAGGAATTGAACAATTACTGTCTACAAAGCAGGTAAGTCTTTTCCAGTTTTTCTTTATTTCCGTAAACAGTTCAGTAAGAAATCTCCATTGAAGTGAACATTCTCCTCCTGAAACGGTTATCCCTGAAATAAAAGGAGCTACATTTTCTATTTCTTCCAAAATTTTTTCTATACTCATGACACTTATGTCTTCAGGAATATTTTCGCTTTTCTCTCCAAATATTTCTATTGTTTCAGGATTATGACAATAAAGACAGTCATAATTACACCCCTGAAAAAATATTGACAGCCTGTTACCCGGGCCGTCAACATTACTAAAAGGTATTATTTTATTAACAATCCCTTTCATTATTCATTTCCTCTTATTTTTCTTTCGAGTATTTTTGAGTTTTCCCTTGCTCCTAAACCGAATACGACCGTCTGCTGTATTACCTGTTCATTTCTATGAAGTTTTTCCATTTCAGATTTTTTAACAAGATACCCTGTAATTCTTATTACATCAGCATCGGTAGAATATACTGAAAAATATCTCATTCCCTCCTTAAACGCTCCTTTTATAATATCCAGAATGGATTCAGGATTTTTTGAAGCCATTTCATCAAAAGGGAAAATATCTCCTATCCCTGACTTGAAATAAGGGTGAAATTTTGCAGTCTGTTTTATATGTTTAGGTAGTGCAGGCTCATCTCCTATCGGTATTCTGCAACCCGGACTTATCCCGTAATCTGTATCTATGCCTACTTGTGCATGAAGTACATAGTGATTATCGGTAATTTCACAGTATTTAACTTTATAATTATGTACATATTCCTGAAGTTTTTCTATGATTTTTACTCCCAAATCATCTGCATAACGGCCCCAGCCAAATCTGTCTTCCTGCTTTTCCGCACCGATTATTTTATTTACACATTCAGCCAGTCCGACTACTCCGAACATTCCGCTAAATCTGTCTCTATGTATAAGTTCTTCCTTTGCAAGAAAACTTGATTCGAAAAATCCACTTTCTTCCACTAAAAACTTTACTCTTTCATCCATATATCTTGCCATTCTGTTTACTGCATCAGGCAATATATGACTAAGTAAATCTTCTTCATTTTTTGCTTCTTCTACCAATTTTGCAAGATTGAGTCTTACAAGAGTATAAGCCCCTCCTCCGATACTCAGTCCGTTATAACAGCTTGCTATTGCATAGTCTTTTCCGTAAAAATCTTTCTGAAACATTTTATAGTTGGAAAAACTCGGTTTTGCTACTTTCAGACTTGTTTCTATAGCCTGAACCGCAAAATCGTCAGGAGTTATATCCTCATCATATTTCAAAGTCAGATTAGGTGTCATTGTATCCAGTTCCACAGTAGCTTTTAAAATCATTTCTCCTGCTTTTGTTTTATGAGGCCCTAAATTTGCATGACAAAAAGAATCTGTAATTGTTCTGTCTATTTGCAACAAAAAAAGTTTTATAGCTTTGTAAGCTTCTTCTTCATCTTTTATATACGGTTCAAGTAATGTGTCTATATTTCCGAGATAAACAGGATATGACGTAATAGACGGTACGTGATTATAAAGTATAAGTAAATTTGTAGTAGCTTCCCATATATCTTTTGCAGGCTTTATATCAAGAAATTTACTCCCCTGTTTCATAAATTTTTCATAGTCGGGAGTAATATATCTGGCTCTGTAAGGAGCATTCCCTTCAAATAAATCGCATATTATGCCTTTATCTCTATATTCTTGAATATCAGGAGTGATATTCAGCACATTTAAAGTCCCTTCGGCAGCTCCTGCCAATTGTCGTAACTTCTGTTCATAAGTTAATACATTATTTTTTATAATTGATAAAATTTGCTCCGACATTGATTTCCTCCTAATTATTTTTACTATATAACCTTTATTTTTATATCTGAATTTTATCATCATACTTTTTTCTTTGAATATTAATATTTTACCATATTTTTTGCTTAAAATCTACAATTGCAACTCTAAATGTTACTTGCTGTTTATTTAAATATTAATTTCTTAATTTTAATCTTAAATTAAAAATATTAAATTCTATAAAAAATTAAAATCTATATATTAAAAATAAAACTGATAATTGTAAAAAGAATCAAAAGCTCAGTTTTTCCGTTTCTTTTTTTCTCTTTTTATTTTTCTGAACTCCCAAGGAGATATATAATTTTTTTTGGCAAATATTCCGAGTTTATTTTTTTGGGCAGCTTCCTGATACTGCTTCATTCTGACATTTTTTTTATCATATTTTTCATACCACCACGCATTTCCGGTCTTTACCATTTTTTCATTTATATTCTCGTTGTTATAATAAACTGTTCCTAACACTCTTCCGTATCTGTCCTTTTTCTTTCCATAAATTTTGACATTTTTATTTCTTATAAAGTTTATTAATGTTTGTTTGCTTTCATAACCGTAATCCTGATTAATTTCAGGTGCATCTATTCCGAACAGTCTTACTTTAATCAATTCTCCTGTTTCTTTATCGTTTTCCGTTCTTTTCACTGCTACTGTATCTCCGTCACTTACATACAGTACTTTATAATTTTCTGCAAAACATGGTACATATATTATCAGAATGAATACCAATAATCCCAGTATTTTATTTATTTTTTTCATTTTTCAAATTCCTTTCCTTGTTACAAAATTATACTACATTTTTTAAATTTAAGACATCTAATATTTGATTAATATTTTTTTATTTTTTCTCTTTTTATATCATGAATTATATGATATAATTTTCAAAATTACTATGAAAGGAATATTTTATGGAATTTTTATTTTTAATTTTTATTGTTATATTTGTCTTACTTGCATGGGGAGGGCTTTCATATCTTATGTACTACTCTGTATCCATAGGAATGAAAAAAAGAATTAATTCCCCTAAAATAACAGACGAAAAAATTTTAAAGGATTACAAAACTTTAAACAATTTTATCGGTCTATTTATTTTTTATGGCGGAATTGTAGGATTTTTCTTAGCCAAAAAAAAGTTTATTCCTGAACTAAAAAAGATATTAGAAGAAAAAATGAGAGAAAGAAATATTTCTTTTTAAACATTAAAAAAGAAATTATTAAATCAAAGCTTCAAAGCAGACTGTATAATTAATTAAGAGAATTTTACAGTTGGATAATAATTAAAACAATAAAAATCATATTTATGAATCATTTAAAACCTCATAGATATGATTTTTATATTTTAGTTTATTTTTATTTATCAGTCAGTTCATGTATTTTGTTTTTGTTCTGTTTTTTTATAATCCCTTTATTTTTCCAATGCCTGTTTAAAATTATCTTCTTCAAATCATTAATATCTAAAAATGTATATTCAAGATTGTACTTTCCAAATATGTTATTTATAATTCTATATATTTCCTCATAAATATCCATTCCGAGTATTATATGACTTTCTGTTTTAAACATTGTAAATATTGACATTATCGCTGTCGTTCCTGAAGAAAAAACATAAGCGGTTTTTCCATTTTCCAACACGTCAACCGTTTTTTCAGCTCGGCTCTTATAGTTGAAGACATTCTTCCATATTCAAATTCCTGTTCTCTTCCAAATTTCCTTACAGAAAATGCAAAGGTCATATTAATTGTACTTCCTCATATTTTTTCTTTTTCCTCAATTCCATGTATTGCTTTTGTTTCAAATTCTATATTTGTTCCTCATTTTTCTTTTAAAATTTTTTCAAATGCTATTCTTTTTTCATTACTTCTGTTTAAATAAATTATTCCACAATAAATAAAGCCGTTTTTCATTAAAAGTCTTTTCATCGGTTCATTATTTTCATGAGTATCTATTTTTATACTGTATATTTTATTTTCAATACATATTTTTTCGGCATTCCTCAAAATTTCCGTCCCGATATTCTGCTTTTTTATTTTATCGTTTACAGCTATTCTATGTATTACACAATATTTATCATCATATGTCAGCCATTTTCCATTTTCTATTTTGTCATAATCTTTTTCTCTCCGAAATGAAATCACTACTGTTCCTGCTATTTTTCCGTCTTTTTCATATATATAAGATTCTCTTTTTTCTATATCTCTTAATATTGTCTTTTCATCAGGATATCCATCCTGCCATTGGTCTATTCCCATTCTGCCCATTTCTTTCCGGGCTTTTCCTATTATCTTCATTATGTCTTCCAAATTGTTTTTTTCAGCTTTTTTAAATATCATATTATCTCCTTGACAGTATAATGTATTTATTTTATTTTACCATATTATTTAAATATCTTCCAACTCAATGTCAAAATCGGAAATGAGAAAAGTTTCGTAATCTAAAAAAATCTAAATTATATTAACTTTTTTAAGTTATCAAATTTTTCCCCACAAGATATTCTTTCTATTACTCTTATTATAATGTTTAATTCCTATAAATCCATTATTTATATTATATTTTTTATTTCTTTATTCTAATTATATAATGTTCCGTTTAATTTCATTATATTTTTTAATACTGTTAATGTTACTTTTGTTCTTTTCAATTTCTATCTGACTAGACAACTTCACTCAAGTAATTTTTTTCTCCTTTCTTAATGTTCAACCTAAAAACACAATACTGTAAATTATTCATACCATTTTTATTCTATAGATATTATAAACACTATTTCCTTTATACTTTTGATTAATCATATAAACACTTTCCTTTCTTTAATAGCAGCTTGAACAACTCTATTATATCGGAAGATGTTTTTTGTTGCAAACTTACGTTTCCACACCCGCATAGCAGGTGGTTTTATGTTTCGCACGCTTTGCGTACCTAACTGACTTAAGTCAATAATAAAAATCCGGACAGAATGTCCGGATACCTTATTTATTATTAGTGTATCAAGACACTTTTTTATTATTTTTTCAATAATTTTAAAAGACTTATCTTACACACATATATCATTATATTTTTTTATTTTGCATTTATTTTGCATTTTATATAATAACTATACCATATCAAAAAGGAAATATAAAATTTAATTTTTTAATATAATTTATATATTTTATATAAAAATTTAAAACTATTTTTTATTTTAATTAATTTAAAATCAGTAGTTTTAAAATTCCCTTTTTTATTCTTCTCCTTTAAAGAATTTTTTCATCTTATCAATGAAAGAATGAGATTCTTTATAATTTTTCTTTCCTAAAGATTCATCAAATTCTTTAAGTATTTTTTTCTGTTTTTCAGTTAAATTCGCAGGAGTTTCTATTTTTATTTCAATTATTTCCGAACCTCTTCTATCCCTGTAAGTTATACCTTTTTCTTTTAATCTGAATATTTTACCGTTTTGGGTTCCCTCTGGTATTTTTATTTTCATTTTTCCGTCAAGAGTAGGAATTTCAGCTTCTCCTCCTAATATCGCCGTTGTCATTCCTATAGGTACTTCACAATAAATATCATATCCGTTACGTTTAAATATTTCATGCTCTTTTACAGTGATAAATATATAGAGGTCTCCATATACTCCATCATTTTCTCCTGCATCTCCTCCGTCTGTCACTCTTACTCTATCCCCTGTTTCCAGTCCCGACTGAATTCTTATTTTCTTTGTAACCGTTTCCTTTTCTACTCCCGAACCATGACATGTATGACATTCTTTTTCAGGAACTTTCCCTGTTCCGTGACATTTGTCACACTCGTGAACTACCGTCTGAATACCGAATATAGATCTCTGCTGTGTTCTTATTTGTCCTGAACCGTGACATTTATCACACGTTTTCATACTGTGTCCCGGCTCTGCTCCTGAACCGTGGCAGGTTTTACATTTTCCCTTTCTTTTGTATTTTATTTCTTTTTCCGTTCCGAATGCCACTTCTTCCAATGTAAGTGTCAAGTTATATCTCAGGTCGGCTCCTTCTTTTACTCTCGGTCCTCTATTCGCACGACTTCTTCCACCTCCGAACATGCCTCCGAGTATATCTCCCAAATCAATGTCTTCAAAGCCTCCAAAACCGCCAAATCCTTCAAAGCCTCCGAATCCTCCCTGTCCGAAGCCTCCACCCTGCTCAAATGCCGCATGCCCGTACTGATCATAAGCTGCTCTTTTCTGAGGATCGCTCAAGACCTCATTTGCTTCCTGCACTTCCTTAAATTTAGCTTCCGCTTCTTTGTTGTCTTTATTCATATCAGGATGATATTTTTTAGCCATTGTCCTGTAAGCTTTTTTTATATCTTGCTCACTTGCATTTTTAGGTATTCCCAATATTTCATAATAATCTCTTTTTGCCATTTCTAATTATAGAATTATTTTAAACTCAGTTTTCTCTATATTTTTATAAATATTTTAAATTATGTAAAAACCAGAGTCAAAATAAACATCGTTTAAAATATTCCTTCTCCTTTCTTTTTATACCGTTTCATTTACAGGGTTCCTATTATGAAAAGTCTTGCAGTAAAAGTTTCATTTCCCCCAAGTTTTTCTATTCCCTTTTTTTCTTCAAGCTTTCCGTTAAAGTCTGCAAAATCTGAAATTCCGTACCATGGTTCTATACAGACAAAAGGTGCTGAAGGCTTACTCCAAAATGCCACATATGGAAAACCTTCATAATTTACAGTTATTTTCTTACTGCTTTTGTTACATTTTATAGCTACTTCTTTTGATTCTGTATTTTTAAATATTAAAGCATCATTGTCAAATATTGTATCAGTTAATTTTATTATTTTTTCATTTTTCAGATAATCATATTTCTCGCTCAGAACAAGGGATTTTTCCAGTTTATATATTTGTGCTGTTTCTTCTTTTTCAAATTCCAAAAAATAATTATTCAAATTTATTCCATTATTTAATTCAAGTGCAAAGGCGGGATGTGCTCCCAATGAAAAATACATAATTTCAGAATTTCTGTTTACAACCTCGTATTTTATTTCAAGGCTATTTTCTTTTATTGTATAAATTATAAAAAAATCAAATTCAAAAGGGTACTTTTTCAGTGTTTCTTCATTGGAAGAAAACTTAAACTTCAAAAAATCTTCTCCTTTTTCAATTAATTCAAAATTATAGTCCCTTGCAAATCCATGTCTTGTAGTTACTTCATATTCCTTATTTCCATATGTATATTTCCCATCTTTTATTATTCCTATGAAGGGAAACAGTACCGGAGAACTTCCCTCCCAAAATTCAGGATTTCTATCCCATATAAATTCTTCTCCATTTATTTTATAACTGTATAATTCTGCTCCTTTTGTAAATACTCCAATTTCCACATTTCCCAATTTTAAAATATGTACTTTATCCATTACTTTGACTCCTTTTTTGAATTTTATTTTTTGATATCTTTATCAATTTACTATCTTTAATAATTTAAAAATTTTTCATTAAAATTCCAAATACCACGAAAATAATAATAAAATCCAAATAAATAAAGTAAAAGGTATCATCCCAATTAATTTTATCATCTGAAAAATATCATAAATCTGACTTATATTTAAAAAAAACGTATTTATGAATAGTATAATTAATGTAAAAAATAAAATAAATAGCATAAAGTCTAAAATCGGATATTTTTTTAATATAGCCTTTTCATAGTTTCTATCGGCTAAATCAATAAAATAAAAAATATTTCTTATTCTCGGATTTTCCTCTTCTTTTAAAATATATATTAAATTTTTCAAAAAAAGTGAAGATAAAAAAATAAGTGTCACTATACCATATTGATATACAAAATTTTCAAAATTCATATCTTTTTTATTAAAATATTCCATCATCGCAGTATTAGCTATATAAAGTCCAAACCAGTATAAATACTTTTTATTAATTAATTTTTCCATATCAGTAACAGCCATATAATCTCCTAAGATTTTATGAGATTTAAATATCAATTTCAGAAAAAATTATATTTATAACATCCTCTAAAATATTTTTTGGTAATGTTTCAATAATTTTATAATCCCTTATAATTTATATTCAGTGATTGATGTTCATTATAGTTGTACAATCTAATTTTATATGAATTTATTCGTTAAATTTGTAATCGGACAGACAAAAACTAATTTTGATACTTTATTGAAAGTATTATCGCTTACAACAACAGCAGGATAACAGCAGTCTATCTTTTCATGTCCGATTTACAAATTAAAATTTATTTTTATAATATCCCCCTACTTTATAATATTTATCTGCCTCTCTTCCCTCAGTTTATTTCTTGTGTTTCATATCATTATAATTGACAAATAATTCTTTGTATTGTTTTCCTTTTTTTATTTTCAAATTACCTTTTTCTGGAATTATTTCTAATTCATCATTTTTCCCCTATTCAAAAATTCTAAAATGTTTTTCGATATTCTTATTCTCTGTCTATTTCCCTATTTTGAAACTCCAATAACTAACACATTGAACCTTCCTGCAATTTTAATATATACATAGTATATACTAAAATTGAAAAAAAACAAGAAAGCATTTTTTGTATCGCTTATTTTTTTGACAGTTTTATATTTTTTCTTTTTTCATCAAATTACTTAACTGTTTTCTAATTTCTTTATATTGATTTCCATTCTTTTTACACAAAGAAGGAGAAATAATTCCCCTTCCTTCCCTAATCCTATTTTTTAAATTATATTTTTTATTAATCTACTACTTCAGCATCCTGAACATCATCATTTCCGTTTTCGCCACTTCCACTTTCAGCAGTTCCTTGTTCAGCCTGTGCTTTTTGAGCAGCCTCCTGATACAACCTTGTGGCAAATCCTTGAGACACTTTTGAGAGTTCTTCTATATTTTTTCTTATATCTTCAAGATTATCGGAATCTTTTACTTTTTTCAATTCTTCTATAGCTTTTTCAATATCTTCCTTTTCAGTTCCTTGCAGTTTATCTCCATTTTCGGAAATTGTCTTTTCTGTTGCCAGTATCAGCTGATCAGCCTGATTTCTTGCTTCTACAAGTTCCTTAAACTTTGCATCTTCAGCTTCATGAGCTTCAGCATCTTTCTTCATTTTTTCAATTTCATCCTTAGATAAGTTGGAACTTCCTGAAATTGTTACCTGATTTTCTTTTCCTGTTCCCAAATCTTTTGCAGAAACATGAACTATACCGTTTGCATCAATGTCAAACGTAACTTCTATTTGAGGTACTCCTCTCGGTGCCGCAGGAATTCCTTCCAGATTAAATTCACCTAATTTATGGTTGTCCGAAGCTTTAGCTCTTTCTCCCTGTAACACTACTATGGATACCGCCGGCTGATTGTCTGCAGCTGTTGAGAATACTTGAGACTTCTTAACAGGTACAGTAGTATTTCTTTCAATTATTTTTGTGAATACTCCTCCTAGTGTCTCAATTCCCAATGATAACGGAGTTACGTCAAGAAGTAATATATCTTTAACATCTCCCATTAATATTCCCCCCTGTATTGCGGCCCCTGCTGCAACTACTTCATCAGGATTTATTCCTTTATTAGGTTCTTTTCCGAAGTATGATTTTACCCATTCCTGAACTGCCGGTATTCTTGTTGAGCCTCCTACAAGTAATATTTCATTTATTTCGTTAGGAGATAAATTTGCATCTTCCAATGCCTGTTTTACAGGACCTTTAGTAGCTTCTACAAGTTCTTTTGTCAGTTCATCAAATGCCGCTCTTGTAAGTTTTTTCTCCAAATGTTTAGGTCCACTTGCATCCATTGTAATAAATGGTAATGAAATTGATGTTTCCAATGTAGTGGATAATTTTTTCTTAGCATCTTCAGCAGCATCTTTCAGTCTTTGAATTGCCATTTTGTCATTTCTCAAATCAATTCCCGTTTCTTTCTTAAATTCCTCTGCAAGCCAGTCAATTACTTTCTGATCGAAATTGTCTCCTCCCAGATGGTTGTTTCCTGATGTGGATATAACTTCTACTACTCCGTCCCCTATTTCAAGAATTGACACGTCGAAAGTTCCCCCGCCAAGGTCAAATACAAGAACTTTTTCCTCTTTTTTCTTATCCATTCCGTAAGCCAATGCCGCAGCTGTAGGTTCGTTTATTATTCTTTTTACAGTCAATCCTGCTATTTCTCCCGCATCTTTTGTAGCCTGTCTTTGTGCATCTGTAAAGTATGCAGGCACTGTAATAACAGCTTCCTTAACTTCTCCTCCTAAATAAGCTTCAGCATCTTTTTTCAGTTTTTTCAATATCATAGCTGAAATTTCCTGAGGTGTGTAGCTTTTTCCATTTATATCCACTTTATAATCGGATCCCATATTTGTTTTTATGGAAATTACTGTGGAATCAGGATTTGTAATTGCCTGTCTTTTAGCAATTTCTCCTACTATTATTTCACCGTTATCTTTTATATTTACAACTGACGGTGTAGTTCTCCCCCCATCGGAGTTGGGTATTATTGTAAATGCCCCTCCTTCCATAACTGCCACACATGAATTTGTTGTTCCTAAATCTATTCCTATTATTTTACTCATATTTATCATTCTCCTTATTTTTTAAAATTATTCTATTTTTTATTTACTGTCACCATTGCCGGTCTTATTACTTTCCCTTTCAGTTTATATCCTTTCTGGAATGTCTGAACAATGGCATCATTTTCAAATTCTTCTTTTGACTCTGTCATCATTGCCTGGTGTTCATAAGGGTTAAATTCTTTTCCTTCAGTTTCTATTTCTTCCACTCCCTCTTCATTTAAAAGATTTTTCAAATTTCTTAAAATCATATTTACACCTTCAACTAAAGCATCAAAATTTTTGGTTTCAATAGATGCAGCTTCCGCTCTTTCAAGATTGTCAATATTGTCCAGTAATTTTATTATTATTTCTTCGGAAGCATATTTTTTCATTTCATTTACTTCAGCTTCCTTTCTTTTGGTAAAATTCTGGAATTCGGCAAGTTTTCTTGTATAAGCATCTTTCCATTCCTGAAGTTCCAGTTCCAGTTTTATTACTTTCACTTCAGGAGTTTCAGGTTCTTCCTGTTTTTCATTAATTACATTTTCTTCTAAACTTTCGTAACTTTCCGAATCACCCGTATCTAAAATTTTCTCTTCACTATTTTCACTTTGAAATTCACTGATTTTTTCATCATTTACTTCATTCTCATAATCTTTTTCAGACATTTATTATTTTCATCTCCTTTACTGTCATTTTTTCTTTAAAAGCTGCTTTACTTCTTCAGAAACATATTCCACAAGACCCACCGTTTTAGAATACTCCATCCTCTTAGGTCCTATAATTCCCATAATCCCTTTTGCATCTCCCATTGTATAAACGGAAAATACAAAAGAAAAATCTTCCAGTCCGGCTATATCCAGATCTTCTCCGAAAATGACATTTACTTCACCATCTTTATACTGCTCAGTCTGAATAAATTGTGAAAATATCTGTTTCATATCATTCGGATTGTTAAAAAGCTTAACTCGATCAATTACTTTCATAACATCCGAAACATTGCTTTCAAGTAAATTTGTTCCCCCTTCAAAAAATAATTTCCCTTCATTTATAATTTGTTCATTTTCATACTCTAATTCTTCAGATACACATAAATCGGTGTTCATAAAAAATTCTCCAAGATCAGACAGTGTAAATATTTTCGGACTGTTTTTTATTTTTTCATTTAACAGCATGTTTATACTTTCCACTTCATCCTCACCTATAGGGGTTTCCAAGAATATGTTCAGATTTTTTGTTAAAAATGAATCCATAACTACAACAGCTAAAATATTTGTATCTGTAATATGAACCAATTTTACTTTTTTCACACCTTCCTGTCTTATTGCCGGCTCAAGAACAACTCCTGCATAGCGGCTTATTTTTGAAAGCAGTCTTGATGTTTCTTCAAATATTTTATCCAACTGATTCATTTTCTTGTTATAAGCTTCAACCACTTTGGCTTTGGCTTCTGCAGAAATATCCCTTATTTTTATAAGCTCTTCCACATATATCCTATAGCCTTCACTGGTCGGAATTCTTCCAGAAGATGTATGAGTCTTCACTATAAGTCCCTTATCTTCCAAGTCCGCCATTGTATTTCTTATTGTTGCCGATGATACTCCTATACTGTATTTTTTTTCAAGAGTTCTCGAACCGACACTTTCGCCGAATTCCAGATAATGTTTTATAATTGATTTTAATATCATTCGTTCTCTGTCATTCATGAATATACCTTCCTTTTTGTTAGCACTCATTCACAAAGAGTGCTAATCACAAATATATAATATTATATTTTCATATAAATGTCAAGACTTTTTTTAAAATTTTTTCAGAT
Above is a window of Leptotrichia sp. OH3620_COT-345 DNA encoding:
- the hrcA gene encoding heat-inducible transcriptional repressor HrcA, with the translated sequence MNDRERMILKSIIKHYLEFGESVGSRTLEKKYSIGVSSATIRNTMADLEDKGLIVKTHTSSGRIPTSEGYRIYVEELIKIRDISAEAKAKVVEAYNKKMNQLDKIFEETSRLLSKISRYAGVVLEPAIRQEGVKKVKLVHITDTNILAVVVMDSFLTKNLNIFLETPIGEDEVESINMLLNEKIKNSPKIFTLSDLGEFFMNTDLCVSEELEYENEQIINEGKLFFEGGTNLLESNVSDVMKVIDRVKLFNNPNDMKQIFSQFIQTEQYKDGEVNVIFGEDLDIAGLEDFSFVFSVYTMGDAKGIMGIIGPKRMEYSKTVGLVEYVSEEVKQLLKKK
- the dnaK gene encoding molecular chaperone DnaK: MSKIIGIDLGTTNSCVAVMEGGAFTIIPNSDGGRTTPSVVNIKDNGEIIVGEIAKRQAITNPDSTVISIKTNMGSDYKVDINGKSYTPQEISAMILKKLKKDAEAYLGGEVKEAVITVPAYFTDAQRQATKDAGEIAGLTVKRIINEPTAAALAYGMDKKKEEKVLVFDLGGGTFDVSILEIGDGVVEVISTSGNNHLGGDNFDQKVIDWLAEEFKKETGIDLRNDKMAIQRLKDAAEDAKKKLSTTLETSISLPFITMDASGPKHLEKKLTRAAFDELTKELVEATKGPVKQALEDANLSPNEINEILLVGGSTRIPAVQEWVKSYFGKEPNKGINPDEVVAAGAAIQGGILMGDVKDILLLDVTPLSLGIETLGGVFTKIIERNTTVPVKKSQVFSTAADNQPAVSIVVLQGERAKASDNHKLGEFNLEGIPAAPRGVPQIEVTFDIDANGIVHVSAKDLGTGKENQVTISGSSNLSKDEIEKMKKDAEAHEAEDAKFKELVEARNQADQLILATEKTISENGDKLQGTEKEDIEKAIEELKKVKDSDNLEDIRKNIEELSKVSQGFATRLYQEAAQKAQAEQGTAESGSGENGNDDVQDAEVVD
- the grpE gene encoding nucleotide exchange factor GrpE, with the protein product MSEKDYENEVNDEKISEFQSENSEEKILDTGDSESYESLEENVINEKQEEPETPEVKVIKLELELQEWKDAYTRKLAEFQNFTKRKEAEVNEMKKYASEEIIIKLLDNIDNLERAEAASIETKNFDALVEGVNMILRNLKNLLNEEGVEEIETEGKEFNPYEHQAMMTESKEEFENDAIVQTFQKGYKLKGKVIRPAMVTVNKK